In Brevibacillus brevis, a genomic segment contains:
- a CDS encoding TetR/AcrR family transcriptional regulator translates to MRKPVSVETYIERIKPVLRKVRFSQLKIDDIARYMDISKVTLYKHFATRDDIISEVVNHYIDYLTEADSAVRDETIPFAERFRMTYVQSLKCVAYVSDLFLLDLKESYPNLLEKLMAAQHARHKQLEVFFTAGMENGIFNPMNGTLFAVQDDAVLRRIMEPSFCIQYDLTLKQALLDFYQLKKYQLLKPEYQDSTDDLAMEREIVQILQSIS, encoded by the coding sequence ATGAGAAAACCGGTAAGCGTCGAGACCTACATAGAAAGGATTAAGCCCGTCCTTCGGAAAGTAAGGTTCAGCCAGCTCAAAATCGACGATATCGCCAGGTATATGGACATTAGTAAGGTAACGCTGTACAAGCATTTCGCGACCCGCGACGACATAATCAGCGAGGTCGTTAACCATTATATCGATTATTTGACCGAAGCGGATTCCGCCGTCCGCGACGAGACGATCCCGTTCGCCGAACGCTTCAGGATGACATACGTACAATCGTTGAAATGCGTGGCCTATGTTTCCGATCTGTTCTTGCTGGACTTGAAGGAATCCTATCCAAACCTGTTGGAAAAGCTGATGGCCGCCCAGCATGCTCGTCATAAACAATTGGAGGTTTTCTTCACAGCCGGAATGGAGAACGGAATATTCAATCCGATGAACGGAACACTGTTTGCCGTTCAGGACGACGCTGTACTGCGGCGCATCATGGAACCCTCCTTCTGCATTCAATACGACCTGACGTTGAAGCAGGCCCTTCTGGACTTTTACCAGTTGAAGAAATACCAGCTGCTCAAGCCGGAGTATC
- a CDS encoding ABC transporter permease, which translates to MKRFVWGRYWSVVKKEVIQIKRDRPSLAIALVMPLMMLFLFGYAVNTDVNDIKMVVWDQSATADSRELVQQFVNTHVFAVTEHASGYKAIESMLDNGQASVALVIPPDYARKLDRNEPTDVQLLIDGSDPNIARTATSNAQLIVQNHAMSMQGQRLQKQGMGELESPLSLDTRVLFNPNMESIVFNIPGLIGLIMQNVTMILTAFSLVREKERGTMEQLIVTPIRPLELMLGKITPYVGIGLFSFCLVLVVGTYWFGVPVKGSISLLIGLSILFLITTLVLGIFISTIAKTQLQAMQIAFAFILPSVLLSGFMFPRESMPLVIQWLGGLVPLTYFLEILRGIFLKAVDLTALWKDAMGMGIFCLFILTVAMLRFRKKIE; encoded by the coding sequence ATGAAGAGGTTCGTTTGGGGACGCTACTGGTCGGTGGTCAAAAAGGAAGTCATTCAGATCAAGCGGGATCGGCCGAGTCTGGCCATCGCGCTGGTCATGCCGCTGATGATGCTGTTTTTGTTCGGCTATGCCGTGAATACGGATGTGAACGACATCAAGATGGTGGTGTGGGATCAAAGCGCCACGGCAGACAGTCGTGAGCTGGTTCAGCAGTTTGTGAATACGCACGTGTTTGCGGTGACGGAGCACGCGAGCGGCTACAAGGCGATCGAGTCGATGCTGGATAACGGCCAGGCCAGTGTCGCGCTGGTCATTCCGCCAGACTATGCGCGCAAGCTCGACCGGAATGAACCGACCGACGTGCAGCTGCTCATCGACGGCTCGGATCCGAACATCGCCCGCACAGCGACCTCCAATGCCCAGCTGATCGTGCAGAACCACGCCATGTCCATGCAAGGGCAGCGGCTGCAAAAGCAAGGCATGGGAGAGCTGGAGTCGCCCCTGTCGCTGGACACCCGCGTCCTGTTCAACCCGAACATGGAAAGCATCGTGTTCAACATCCCCGGCCTCATCGGGCTGATCATGCAAAACGTAACGATGATCCTGACAGCCTTTTCGCTCGTACGCGAGAAAGAGAGGGGGACGATGGAGCAGCTCATCGTGACGCCGATCCGCCCCCTTGAGCTGATGCTCGGCAAAATCACGCCGTACGTGGGAATTGGCCTTTTTTCCTTCTGTCTGGTGCTCGTGGTCGGGACGTACTGGTTCGGAGTCCCGGTAAAAGGCAGCATCTCTCTGCTGATCGGCCTGTCCATCCTGTTTTTAATCACGACGCTGGTCCTCGGGATCTTCATTTCGACGATCGCAAAGACGCAGCTCCAGGCCATGCAGATCGCCTTCGCGTTCATCCTGCCGAGCGTTCTCCTGTCGGGCTTCATGTTCCCGCGCGAATCGATGCCTCTCGTGATACAATGGTTGGGTGGGCTCGTCCCGTTGACTTACTTTCTTGAAATTTTGCGGGGCATCTTTTTGAAGGCGGTAGACTTGACCGCCCTGTGGAAGGATGCGATGGGAATGGGGATCTTTTGCCTCTTCATCCTGACCGTCGCCATGCTGCGATTCCGCAAAAAGATCGAATAG
- a CDS encoding SDR family oxidoreductase encodes MKTILITGASSGIGRAAAVHFQKQGWNVVATMRTPELETELNRLDNVLVTKLDVVEQATIQSAIQEGKERFGRIDVLLNNAGYAAIGAFEAATESQIARQFDVNVMGVFRTTQAILPHFRSNKTGTIINISSIGGRVAFPLLTLYHASKWAIEGFSESLFYELAEHNIQVKVIEPGNVATNFTGRSLDVIVDGSLEAYKDYSERILQKQMESFRTAVSRPEVIAEAIFEAANDPSNRLRYVVGEDARFLMKVRSEMSDEQFMAMIEENFR; translated from the coding sequence ATGAAAACCATTTTGATCACAGGCGCTTCTTCCGGCATCGGAAGAGCGGCGGCGGTGCATTTTCAGAAACAAGGCTGGAACGTGGTTGCTACCATGCGCACACCTGAGTTGGAGACGGAGTTGAACCGCTTGGACAATGTGCTGGTGACGAAGCTTGACGTGGTGGAGCAAGCCACGATACAGTCTGCCATTCAAGAGGGGAAGGAACGTTTCGGGCGAATCGATGTTCTCTTGAACAACGCCGGCTACGCCGCGATCGGCGCTTTCGAGGCGGCAACCGAAAGTCAGATCGCGCGGCAATTCGATGTCAACGTAATGGGCGTATTCCGTACGACTCAAGCCATTCTTCCTCATTTCCGATCGAACAAGACCGGCACGATTATCAACATTTCATCCATCGGCGGCAGAGTGGCCTTTCCTCTTCTCACGCTGTATCATGCGAGCAAGTGGGCGATCGAAGGATTTTCTGAATCGCTGTTCTATGAACTTGCCGAGCATAACATCCAGGTGAAGGTAATTGAGCCGGGGAACGTCGCAACGAACTTTACCGGCCGGTCCTTGGATGTGATCGTGGACGGTTCATTGGAAGCCTACAAGGATTATTCCGAGCGGATCCTTCAGAAGCAAATGGAGAGCTTTCGGACGGCTGTCTCACGGCCTGAGGTGATCGCGGAGGCGATATTCGAAGCGGCGAACGATCCGTCAAACCGTCTTCGCTACGTGGTCGGAGAAGATGCACGTTTTCTGATGAAGGTGCGTTCGGAGATGTCAGATGAGCAGTTTATGGCGATGATTGAGGAGAATTTCCGTTAA
- a CDS encoding efflux RND transporter periplasmic adaptor subunit, translated as MKRMIAPILACGILALLPGCSVFSQSGPALSGTIEAEEWPIVAEVGGLVKEVKVDEGSRVKAGQELAVIDERSYQLGVAEARAALDQATARLEEAKAGTRDASIQKGIASVQQASANVRMAEARQRQADAGISRAKEQLEQAKSQLEGAQQTLAYQQKRLAETTALFQQGAVSKKDLETQQEAVSQAQTQVNQLAAQAAAAQAGYVSAQQEVAAASAQTGTAQAQQAGAAADLDLLKEGSTDYTIRALLAAQQQAEAKLDQAMLQMEKTKITAPADGIVLRSSIEQGEVAKAGANLFAMMKADQLKLKVYIPEADLNLVHTGQQVGIQVDAYPDERFAGTIQFISDKAEFTPKNVQTPDERTKLVFAVTIRIADSQGKIKPGMPADVLLSESAKGEGQ; from the coding sequence ATGAAACGCATGATCGCTCCTATATTGGCCTGTGGAATCTTGGCGTTGCTGCCGGGATGCAGCGTTTTTTCTCAATCGGGTCCGGCGTTGTCGGGGACGATTGAAGCGGAGGAATGGCCGATTGTGGCGGAAGTGGGGGGACTGGTGAAAGAGGTAAAAGTGGATGAGGGGAGCCGGGTGAAAGCGGGGCAGGAGCTGGCGGTAATCGACGAGAGAAGCTACCAGCTGGGGGTGGCGGAAGCGAGAGCGGCTCTGGATCAGGCGACGGCTCGGCTGGAGGAGGCAAAGGCAGGGACGCGGGATGCGTCGATTCAAAAAGGGATCGCGTCTGTGCAGCAGGCGAGCGCGAATGTCCGTATGGCGGAGGCGCGGCAAAGACAAGCGGATGCGGGCATCAGCCGGGCGAAGGAACAGCTCGAGCAGGCCAAGTCCCAGCTCGAGGGGGCTCAGCAAACGCTGGCCTACCAGCAGAAACGGCTCGCGGAGACGACAGCTCTGTTTCAGCAGGGAGCCGTATCCAAAAAAGACCTGGAGACGCAGCAAGAGGCTGTCAGCCAGGCACAGACGCAGGTGAATCAGCTGGCAGCACAGGCGGCTGCCGCGCAGGCCGGGTACGTCTCTGCTCAGCAGGAGGTAGCGGCGGCTAGCGCGCAAACGGGAACGGCCCAAGCTCAGCAGGCAGGCGCAGCGGCAGATCTGGACCTGCTCAAGGAGGGCAGCACGGACTACACGATCCGAGCCCTGCTCGCCGCCCAGCAGCAGGCAGAGGCCAAGCTCGACCAGGCGATGCTGCAGATGGAGAAGACAAAGATCACTGCTCCGGCGGATGGCATCGTGCTGCGCTCCTCGATCGAGCAGGGCGAGGTCGCGAAGGCGGGAGCCAACCTTTTTGCGATGATGAAGGCGGATCAGCTCAAGCTCAAAGTGTACATCCCCGAGGCGGATCTGAATCTTGTTCATACGGGGCAACAGGTAGGGATCCAGGTAGACGCCTACCCGGATGAGAGGTTTGCAGGAACGATCCAGTTTATTTCCGACAAGGCGGAGTTCACTCCGAAAAACGTACAGACTCCGGATGAGCGGACCAAGCTCGTCTTTGCCGTCACCATCCGGATTGCCGATTCACAGGGCAAGATCAAGCCGGGAATGCCTGCGGATGTGCTGCTGTCCGAGTCGGCCAAGGGGGAAGGACAATGA
- the purU gene encoding formyltetrahydrofolate deformylase, whose product MYRLSEREWQAYTEKNKDRARMLISCPDRPGIVAAISHFLYQQGANIAQSDQYTTDPEAGRFFMRIEFDLPNLEERCEVIKAAFRPIAENFDMDFSLVQASKRKKVAIFVSKEDHCLLELLWRWKSGELYADISVVISNHPDMQETVESFGIPYHCIPVTKENKAQAEEEQLAAAAGADVIVLARYMQILSPRFLDDYAMRIINIHHSFLPAFVGAKPYEQAYRRGVKLIGATAHYVTEELDAGPIIEQDVQRVTHQEDVDTLKQLGRQVERTVLARAVRWHLEDRVLVYGNKTIVFP is encoded by the coding sequence ATGTATCGTTTATCAGAGAGAGAATGGCAGGCGTACACGGAGAAAAACAAGGACCGCGCACGCATGCTGATCTCTTGTCCAGACCGGCCCGGAATCGTGGCGGCCATTTCCCATTTCCTGTACCAGCAGGGAGCCAACATCGCCCAGTCCGACCAATACACGACCGATCCGGAGGCTGGCCGCTTCTTCATGCGGATTGAATTTGACCTCCCGAATCTGGAAGAGCGCTGCGAGGTCATCAAAGCGGCGTTTCGACCGATAGCGGAAAACTTCGACATGGATTTTTCCCTGGTGCAGGCGAGCAAGCGCAAAAAGGTCGCCATCTTCGTCTCCAAGGAGGACCACTGCTTGCTGGAGCTGTTGTGGCGCTGGAAGTCGGGCGAGCTGTACGCCGACATTTCGGTCGTCATCTCCAATCATCCCGATATGCAGGAGACGGTGGAATCGTTCGGGATTCCGTACCACTGCATCCCGGTGACCAAGGAAAACAAAGCGCAGGCGGAGGAGGAGCAGCTCGCTGCGGCAGCGGGTGCAGACGTGATCGTGCTGGCTCGCTATATGCAGATTCTTTCCCCGCGCTTTTTGGACGACTACGCCATGCGGATCATCAATATCCATCACTCGTTCCTGCCGGCGTTCGTCGGGGCCAAGCCGTACGAGCAGGCGTACCGCCGGGGTGTGAAGCTGATCGGAGCGACGGCCCACTACGTGACGGAAGAGCTCGACGCAGGACCGATCATCGAGCAGGACGTGCAGCGTGTGACGCACCAGGAAGACGTGGATACGCTGAAACAGCTGGGACGCCAGGTAGAGCGCACGGTGCTGGCCCGCGCCGTCAGATGGCATCTGGAAGACCGCGTGCTGGTGTACGGCAACAAGACCATCGTGTTTCCGTAA
- a CDS encoding ABC transporter ATP-binding protein, with protein MKPAISCNELTKRFGERVAVNSLTLSVPKGSIYGFLGPNGSGKSTTIRMLCGLLAPTSGSGTVLGLDVMTQSEEIKQRIGYMSQKFSLYEDLTVEENLDFYAGVYQLNAAARKERKAELIEMAGLTGRERQIAGSLSGGWKQRLALSCALLHKPELLILDEPTAGVDPVSRRIFWDVIHELARQGITVLVTTHYMDEAQTCDWIGFIFFGNLLAQGTPEELIEGMGAGNLEDVFIELVRQEEARLARRTAGEAGR; from the coding sequence ATGAAGCCCGCCATTTCGTGCAACGAATTGACCAAACGCTTCGGGGAGAGGGTGGCCGTCAACAGTTTGACGCTCTCCGTACCAAAAGGCTCCATCTACGGTTTTCTCGGACCGAACGGATCGGGCAAATCGACGACGATCCGGATGCTGTGCGGCCTTTTGGCGCCAACGTCGGGCAGCGGCACAGTGCTGGGTCTGGATGTCATGACGCAAAGCGAGGAGATCAAGCAGCGGATCGGGTACATGTCGCAAAAATTCAGCCTGTATGAAGACTTGACGGTCGAAGAAAACCTCGATTTCTACGCCGGCGTCTACCAGCTGAATGCGGCAGCCCGCAAAGAGAGAAAGGCGGAGCTGATCGAGATGGCCGGGCTGACGGGCAGGGAAAGACAGATCGCGGGCTCGCTGTCCGGCGGCTGGAAGCAACGGCTGGCCCTTTCCTGCGCCCTGCTGCACAAGCCGGAGCTGTTGATTCTCGACGAGCCGACAGCCGGGGTGGATCCGGTGTCGAGGCGCATTTTTTGGGACGTCATCCACGAGCTGGCCAGGCAAGGCATCACCGTGCTCGTCACGACACACTACATGGACGAGGCGCAGACGTGCGATTGGATCGGCTTTATCTTCTTCGGAAACCTGCTGGCGCAGGGAACCCCGGAGGAGCTGATCGAGGGCATGGGCGCAGGCAACCTGGAGGACGTATTCATCGAGCTGGTCAGGCAGGAAGAGGCGCGGCTTGCCAGGCGAACAGCAGGGGAGGCGGGCCGATGA
- a CDS encoding TetR/AcrR family transcriptional regulator codes for MNKPSFEEGLLQYVEDLKDESEMTEKQRSILRASIKLFAEKGFHASSTAEIAKEAGVAEGTIFRHYKSKKDILLAVVAPVLVKFAGPFILKDVREIFREQAKKPFAQIATELYRNRLDMIVTNEKTIRILLQEAFFHDEIREALIATVFADIKAMMQKLIEDKIIAKELRPLPPEVVFRAVLSSMVGLVLFRQVLDSDDYGKRSDEEQVDYTVDILMNGIALKG; via the coding sequence ATGAACAAGCCATCATTTGAAGAGGGCCTGTTGCAATACGTAGAGGATCTGAAGGACGAGAGCGAGATGACGGAAAAGCAGCGCAGCATTTTGCGGGCGTCCATCAAGCTGTTCGCCGAAAAAGGCTTCCATGCCAGCTCGACCGCCGAAATCGCGAAGGAAGCCGGGGTGGCGGAAGGAACGATCTTTCGCCATTACAAATCCAAAAAGGACATCCTGCTCGCGGTCGTAGCGCCGGTGCTGGTCAAGTTCGCCGGACCGTTCATCTTGAAAGACGTACGGGAAATCTTTCGCGAGCAGGCCAAGAAGCCGTTCGCCCAAATTGCGACGGAGCTGTACCGCAATCGCCTCGACATGATCGTCACCAACGAAAAAACGATCCGCATCCTGCTGCAGGAGGCGTTTTTCCACGATGAGATCCGGGAAGCGCTGATCGCGACGGTGTTCGCCGATATCAAGGCCATGATGCAAAAGCTGATCGAGGATAAAATCATCGCCAAAGAACTGCGGCCGCTGCCGCCGGAAGTGGTGTTTCGGGCCGTCTTGTCTTCCATGGTCGGGCTGGTGCTGTTCCGGCAAGTGCTGGACTCGGACGATTACGGCAAACGCAGTGACGAAGAGCAGGTCGACTATACGGTCGACATCCTGATGAACGGCATCGCTCTTAAAGGATAA